From a region of the Bacillus thermozeamaize genome:
- a CDS encoding methylmalonyl-CoA mutase, translating into MSTETFEQAYRQWLEKTQELLEKFPERQETFTTLSGIPVDRLYLPESPDEKYLEKLGLPGEYPYTRGIQPTMYRARYWTMRQYAGFGSAEETNRRFRYLLEQGQTGLSVAFDLPTQIGYDSDDPMAGGEVGKVGVAIDSLLDMEQLFEGIPLDKVSTSMTINAPASVLLAMYIAVGEKQGVDPKKLQGTIQNDILKEYVARGTYIFPPKPSMRLITDIFAYCSQHLPKWNTISISGYHIREAGSTAVQEVAFTLANGVAYVQAALDAGLEVDEFAPRLAFFFNAHNHFFEEVAKFRAARRIWAKLMKERFQAKNPRSWQLRFHTQTGGSTLTAQQPDNNIVRVTLQALAAVLGGTQSLHTNARDEALALPTEESARIALRTQQIIAYESGVADTVDPLAGSYFVEYLTDAIEEEVWKYLDAIEAMGGAVSAIEQGYMQREIRKAAYETQQAIERGEQVVVGVNRFRIEEETPPQLLRVDPAIAERQKQKLAKVRAERNAAQVNHCLQQLEQAAKGDQNLMPYILEAVRAYATVGEICGTLRKVFGEYQAT; encoded by the coding sequence ATGTCGACAGAAACGTTTGAACAGGCATATCGCCAGTGGCTGGAAAAGACGCAAGAACTGCTCGAAAAATTTCCGGAGCGGCAAGAGACGTTTACGACCCTTTCGGGCATACCGGTGGACCGGCTGTATCTGCCGGAGTCGCCAGACGAAAAGTATCTGGAAAAACTGGGCCTGCCGGGAGAATATCCCTATACGCGGGGGATTCAGCCAACCATGTATCGTGCCCGGTACTGGACGATGCGGCAATATGCCGGTTTCGGCAGCGCGGAAGAAACCAACCGCAGGTTTCGTTATCTTTTGGAACAAGGGCAGACCGGCTTAAGCGTGGCCTTTGACCTGCCGACGCAAATCGGGTACGACTCGGATGACCCGATGGCCGGAGGCGAAGTCGGAAAAGTGGGCGTAGCCATCGATTCGCTCCTGGACATGGAACAGTTGTTTGAAGGGATTCCGCTGGACAAGGTCAGCACCTCGATGACCATCAACGCCCCGGCCTCCGTTCTGTTGGCGATGTATATCGCTGTCGGCGAGAAGCAAGGGGTCGATCCGAAAAAATTGCAAGGGACCATTCAAAACGACATCCTGAAAGAATATGTGGCTCGCGGTACATATATTTTCCCGCCAAAGCCCTCGATGCGCCTGATTACGGACATCTTTGCGTATTGTTCGCAACACCTGCCGAAGTGGAACACCATTAGTATCAGCGGGTATCACATTCGGGAGGCGGGTTCGACTGCCGTCCAAGAAGTGGCTTTCACCTTGGCCAACGGCGTGGCCTATGTCCAGGCAGCGCTGGATGCCGGATTGGAAGTGGATGAATTTGCGCCGCGGCTGGCCTTTTTTTTCAACGCCCATAACCATTTCTTCGAAGAGGTGGCAAAGTTCCGTGCCGCCCGCAGAATTTGGGCCAAATTGATGAAAGAGCGTTTTCAAGCCAAGAATCCCAGATCCTGGCAGCTTCGCTTTCATACGCAAACCGGCGGTTCGACGCTTACGGCTCAACAGCCGGACAATAACATCGTCAGGGTCACCCTGCAAGCGCTCGCTGCCGTCTTGGGCGGCACACAAAGCCTGCACACCAACGCGCGGGACGAGGCATTGGCGCTGCCGACAGAAGAGTCGGCGCGGATTGCCCTGCGTACGCAACAGATCATCGCTTATGAAAGCGGCGTCGCTGACACCGTGGATCCCCTTGCCGGTTCCTATTTCGTGGAGTACTTGACAGACGCGATCGAAGAAGAAGTCTGGAAATATTTAGATGCCATTGAGGCGATGGGTGGGGCGGTTTCCGCGATCGAACAGGGATATATGCAACGGGAAATTCGCAAGGCGGCGTATGAAACGCAGCAAGCCATCGAACGGGGTGAGCAGGTGGTGGTTGGGGTGAACCGTTTCCGCATTGAGGAAGAGACGCCCCCGCAATTGTTGCGCGTGGATCCCGCCATTGCAGAACGGCAAAAGCAGAAGCTGGCAAAGGTCCGCGCCGAGCGAAATGCCGCGCAGGTCAACCATTGCCTGCAACAGTTGGAACAGGCGGCCAAAGGGGATCAGAATCTGATGCCGTATATTCTGGAAGCGGTTCGCGCCTATGCCACGGTCGGAGAGATCTGCGGCACCTTGCGGAAAGTATTTGGAGAATACCAGGCAACCTGA
- a CDS encoding methylmalonyl-CoA epimerase, protein MSTQPIRVLVAKPGLDGHDRGALVIAQALRDEGMEVIYTGLRQTPEQIVHSAIQEDVDVIGLSILSGAHNELVPEVMRLLKENEAEDICVVVGGVIPEEDIPYLESLGVKRVFTPGTSTQEVAQFIRQHVKPQSNLLVKAQPPRKMAHLGIAVKNLEEAIAVYAKLGFQLESQETVESEGVKVAFLTLGESHVELLAPLHPQSPIAKFIEKRGEGIHHLAIEVDDIETQLASYQAQGIQLIDEKPKAGAHQTRVAFVHPRSTHGVLLELCQPAH, encoded by the coding sequence ATGTCTACACAGCCAATCCGCGTATTGGTCGCCAAGCCAGGTTTGGATGGGCATGATCGGGGCGCGCTCGTCATTGCCCAGGCCTTGAGGGATGAAGGAATGGAAGTGATTTATACCGGCCTGCGCCAGACGCCGGAGCAAATCGTCCACAGCGCCATTCAGGAAGATGTGGATGTCATCGGCCTGTCGATCCTCTCCGGTGCGCACAATGAGTTGGTTCCGGAAGTGATGCGTCTGTTGAAAGAAAATGAGGCGGAAGATATTTGTGTCGTGGTCGGGGGCGTCATCCCTGAAGAAGATATTCCGTATTTGGAATCATTGGGTGTGAAAAGGGTGTTTACTCCCGGCACATCGACACAGGAAGTGGCGCAATTTATCAGGCAACATGTCAAGCCCCAGTCCAATCTTTTGGTAAAGGCACAGCCGCCACGAAAAATGGCCCACCTGGGCATTGCGGTGAAAAATCTGGAAGAAGCCATTGCCGTTTACGCCAAGTTGGGCTTTCAACTGGAGAGCCAGGAGACGGTGGAAAGCGAAGGCGTCAAGGTGGCGTTTCTGACATTGGGAGAAAGCCATGTGGAACTGCTGGCCCCTCTTCATCCGCAAAGTCCGATCGCCAAATTCATTGAAAAGCGCGGCGAAGGGATTCACCATTTGGCGATTGAAGTGGACGATATCGAAACTCAGCTTGCTTCTTACCAGGCACAAGGCATCCAGTTGATTGATGAAAAGCCGAAAGCAGGTGCCCACCAGACGAGGGTGGCTTTTGTCCATCCCCGTTCCACGCACGGTGTTCTTTTGGAGCTTTGCCAACCTGCCCACTAA
- a CDS encoding lipoyl(octanoyl) transferase, with protein MIEVYLAGTVDYQLAWDWQRERVGQVSRGEKPEALLLLQHPHVITLGRGSHSEHVLVTEEEGFRRGVQIVQVDRGGDVTYHGPGQLVGYPILSLSRRGNDARRYLRDLEEVLIRSLRDYALEASRKEGYTGVWVKDEKIAAIGVKLNRSRNNGFVTSHGFAVNVHTDLSFFQLIVPCGIQEYGVTSMRALGVDCTPEEFARVLLRHFHDVFEQPLDVKKVTSLPA; from the coding sequence ATGATTGAGGTATACCTTGCGGGAACGGTCGATTATCAGCTCGCCTGGGACTGGCAACGGGAACGGGTCGGGCAGGTATCCCGGGGAGAAAAGCCTGAAGCGCTCCTCCTGCTGCAACATCCGCACGTCATCACCCTGGGCAGAGGGAGCCACAGCGAACATGTCCTGGTCACGGAAGAGGAGGGATTCAGGAGGGGGGTTCAGATCGTCCAGGTGGACCGGGGCGGGGATGTGACTTACCATGGCCCGGGACAACTGGTGGGGTACCCCATCTTGAGTTTAAGCAGGCGTGGGAATGATGCCCGACGGTATCTCCGGGACCTGGAAGAGGTGTTGATCCGTTCGCTCCGGGATTACGCTCTGGAGGCGTCGCGCAAGGAAGGTTACACCGGGGTATGGGTGAAAGATGAAAAGATTGCGGCGATTGGCGTCAAATTAAACCGTTCACGCAACAACGGCTTTGTGACCAGCCATGGCTTTGCCGTCAATGTACATACCGATTTGTCGTTTTTTCAACTGATCGTCCCCTGCGGGATTCAGGAGTACGGCGTCACGTCGATGCGGGCGTTGGGAGTGGATTGTACACCGGAGGAGTTTGCGCGCGTCTTGTTAAGGCACTTTCACGATGTGTTCGAGCAGCCGCTCGATGTGAAAAAAGTGACCTCTCTCCCGGCCTGA